The Natrinema pellirubrum DSM 15624 region GCGCCGATGCGGTCCGAAGGGCCGCGAGCGCATCCTCGACCGTCGTATGCATGCGGTCGTCGACGACTGACTCGAGATGTTCGAGTCGGATCGCCGTCCGGACGAGCGGTTCGTCGGGGAGGTCGCCGAGGGGTCCCGCGATCGCGTCGGGGTCGATCGCCACGGGGGCGTCGGCGGCACGCTCGGCGACGAACTGCCGCGTCGACGCCTCCCCACCGGTTACCCCCTCGCGGATCGCCTCACGACGGGTCTGCGAGACCGTCTCGGCGACCGGGACCGAACAGACCGTCTCGCAGTACCACTGGAGCGCGAGTGTGGCGGCCTCGAGCAGCGCCTCGTCGGAGTAGTCGAGCGACGCGTTGAGGTCGGTAGCCGCCGCATCGATCGCGGCCCGGCGACGGTCGACGAGGGCCTCGAGCCGGTCGGGAACGTCGGACGCGAGGAGATCGTCGACCAGGGCGGTCGTCGACCGGTACGCGCCGGGATCGCCATCGAACAGGACGACCGGAAGCGTCGCGACGCCGTTGTTGACGTCCTCCGGGAGGTCCGCCAGATCGTCGACGACAGTCAACACGAACAGGCCGTCCGTCGCGATCGTTCGGATCGACGCGAGTTGTGCGTCCGTGTAGCCGCCGGTGGCCGCGACGAGTTCGACCGCGAGATCGCCCCAGAGACCGCCGCGTTCGTCGACCCGCGCGATCGCGTCGTCGACGGTCGCCGCCGCGGCGTCGAACGACTCCTCGGCGAGCTGGCCCGCGCCGATCTCGCGGACGGTCTCGAGGGCGTGGCCTAGATCGACGTCGGCCGGTGCATCGGCGACGGCGGCGGCGACGTTCGCGAAAACGAGGTCGCCGGTCGTGACGTGTTCGTTCAGCCGTCGCTTGCGATCGTCCCAGGCGTCGATCTCGTCGATCGCGTCGTCGTGGAGCGCGCTCGTCACGAACAGGTCCGTCGGGATCGACGCGAGCGTTTCCGCGAGGGCCTCGTCGCGGGTCTCGAGATAGGTAAAGAAGTAGGTGAACGCCCCGAGCAGTCCCCCCTGGTCGGCGTAGGCCTCGATCGTTGGGTGGAGGGCCGACGAGAGTGCGTCGTCCGGGAGGGCATCGGGCAGCCGGCTCATATCCCCAGTGGTTTCGGGGACCGCAAAGAGTGTACTGGTTACCGGCGGCCCAGGGCCCGACGACGGTGTCGGCCTACGACGTCCACTCCTCGAACGACCGATAGATGCCCTTCGAGAGGTAGCGCTCGCTCGAGTCCGGGAAGATCGTAGCGACGGTCTCGTGGGGGACGTCGAGGTCGCCGTTGGCGATCCGTTCGGCGACCCGTTTCGAGGCCACGCTCGCGGCACCCGCACTCGAGGCGACCAGATGGCCCTCCTCGCGGGCGAGCCGGACGAGTTCGTCGTGGGCGTCCTGATCCGAGACAGCACTGACGTCGTCGACCAGTTCGGGATCGAACAGTTCGTTGGTCGCGGTGTCGTGCGTGCCGATCCCCTCGATCTTGTACTCGTCTTCCTCGCGCTCGTCGCCGAGGAGTTCGCCGTAGACCGAGCCCTCGGGTTCGACCGCGACGACGTGTGTCTCGGGGTCCTGTTCGAGCGCGTAGCGGGCGATTCCCATGAGCGTCCCCGCCGTTCCACAGCCGACGACGACGGCACCGACCCGTCCATCCAGTGCGTCGTAGATCTCGGGGGCGGTCGTCTCGTAGTGTGCTTCGGCGTTTAGCGGGTTCGAGAACTGCTGGGGGACGACGGCGTCGTCCAGTTCGTCGGCCAACTGCTGTGCCCGGGCGATGGCACCGTCCATGCCGTCCTCGGTCGGCGTGTTGATGACTTCCGCATCGAGTGCGGCCATCAACTGCTGTTTCTCCACGCTGAACCGCTCGGGAACGACGAAGATCGCCTCGAGACCCAGTTGCTTGGCCGCGATCGCCAGCCCGATCCCGGTGTTGCCGGCCGTCGGCTCGACGATCGTCCCGCCGGCGGGAACGTTGCCACGCTCGAGCATTCGCTCGAGCATGTACTTCCCGATGCGGTCTTTGATGCTGGCGCCGGGATTGAACGACTCGAGTTTGGCGTAGATCGATACGTCTCCGGCCCCGCCCTGGAGGCGGACGAGCGGCGTTCGACCGATCGTCTCGAGGACCGAATCCACCGGCTGCTCGTGGGTCGTCATCGTGCTGGCAAATGTTGCTTCCGTTGTTAGCTCTTATTATTACGACCGGTGCGGCGGATATCCGAGGGTACCGGTGAGAAACGGTTACGATCGACCGGACAGCGAAGGTGAGCCGCTACTATCGGACTCCGGTAGCGTCGACGCTGCCGTCCCGGCGGCTCTCCAACGCAGTGATCGGGTCG contains the following coding sequences:
- a CDS encoding PLP-dependent cysteine synthase family protein, coding for MTTHEQPVDSVLETIGRTPLVRLQGGAGDVSIYAKLESFNPGASIKDRIGKYMLERMLERGNVPAGGTIVEPTAGNTGIGLAIAAKQLGLEAIFVVPERFSVEKQQLMAALDAEVINTPTEDGMDGAIARAQQLADELDDAVVPQQFSNPLNAEAHYETTAPEIYDALDGRVGAVVVGCGTAGTLMGIARYALEQDPETHVVAVEPEGSVYGELLGDEREEDEYKIEGIGTHDTATNELFDPELVDDVSAVSDQDAHDELVRLAREEGHLVASSAGAASVASKRVAERIANGDLDVPHETVATIFPDSSERYLSKGIYRSFEEWTS